ATGATGTGGAGCGTCCTCAACGCCTGGCTCCAGGGCACCGCCCTGCTCAGGACGGCCGGTGTCGACGCCGCGGCGTATGCGCCGTTTGCGCGGCAGATCGCTGCCGGTGTGGCCGAATGGCTGCCCGCGTATGCCGAGCAGATCGACAGCGGCTCCTTCCCGGCCGAGGTCTCGGCTCTGGAGACCGACGCGCGGGCGATGGCGCACCTGATCGAGGAGAGCGAGGCGGTGGGTGTCAACGCCGAACTGCCGAAGTTGATCAAAGCGATGGCAGACCGCTCGATCGCCGCCGGACACGGCGGGGAGCAGTATCCGGTGCTGATCGAAGAGTTCGGCAAACCCCGCGACGACTGACCGGTCCCGGACACCGGGCCCCGTGTCCGCGCCGAGGGCGGCGGTCGCGGCGTCGCACCGATCAGCCCCTGTTCACATAGAAGAAAAAAATTCTTGTGTGTGACTCATTGGTCAGGGCGTCAGGGCGTAGTAGTCAAGAGACCGACGCACCTGGCGTCGGTCCCGGAATGGAGGCATCGCCCCGATGAGCATGTCCGTGAACCGCCGTACTTTAGCCCAACTCTCCCTGGCTCCAGCCCTCAGCGCCCTGGTCCCCGCCCTCACCCCCGGCCAAGCCGGCGCCGCGCAGGCGGCCACGCGCGCGGCTCGCGGGCCGGCTGCCGGGGCCCCCGGCAAATCCGGCGCCGCGTCGGCGCTGCGGAGGGCCGCTGTCTTCATGGATGAACATGTCTCCTACCGAGGCGCCTACGTGTGGAGCTATCTGCCCGACCTCTCGCAGACCTGGGGCGAGATGGAGGCCCGCCGCACCATGTGCTGGGTGCAGCCGCCCGGCACCCCCTCGGTGGGCCACGCGATGCTCGACGCCTACCACGCGAGCGGCGACGAGGGCTGCTACCGGGCCGCCGAACGCACCGGCCTGGCGCTCGTCGACGCCCAACTGCCCGTCGGCGGCTGGAACTACATCCACGACTTCGCGGGCGAGGGCTCCCTGCGCGAGTGGTACGAGACCATCGGGGCGAACGGGTGGCGGCTGGAGGAGTTCCAGCACCACTACGGCAACGCCACCTTCGACGACGCGGGCACCTCCACCGCCGCCCAACTTCTGCTCCGGCTCTACCTGGAGCGGCGGAATCCGCGCATCGGCAGGGCCCTCGACCAGGTGATCACGTTCATGCTCAAGGCCCAGCTGCGCGGCGGTGTCGCCGACGGGGGCTGGCCGCAGCGCTTTCCCGCGTTCCACGGCTCGGTCAGCCGCATGCCGTGGCCGGATCACGTCCCGCCGTGGCTGCCCTCCGACGTCCGGCACGGCATGGAGGACGGTGACTACACCCGCCATGTCACCTTCAACGACGACGTGCTCGGCGAGAACATCAAGTTCCTGCTGATGTGCGTGTCCACGCTGGGCAGGAAGGACCTGGTGCGGCCCGTGCGCCGCGCGATGGCTTGCCTGCACCGCATGCAGCAGCCGGGCCCGCAGGCCGGCTGGGGGCTCCAGCACCTCGCGCGGGCCGCCCGCGGCAGACCCGCCGGAGCGCCGGCGGGAGCGCGGTCGTACGAGCCGCGGTCGCTGGCGACGCACACCACGCAGACCAACGTCCAGCAGCTGTTCGCCTACTTCCGGCTCACCGGCGACCACGCCTTCCTGCGTCGCGTCCCGGAGGCCGTCGCCTGGCTGGAGAGCTGCCCGCTGACGGACCAGCAGAAGGCCGAGAACCCGCAGCTCGCCTCCCGCACCCATCCGACCTTCGTGGAACTGGGCAGCAACCGGGCCCGGTTCGTGCACCGCTTCGGCTCCAACATCCGCAACGGTGCCTACTACCACGACTACGACCACCACGACACGCTGAGCCACTACTCCGGCGGCCGGGCCGTGGACACGGCGGCACTCCGCCGTACGTACGACAGCCTGATGGCGCTGACGCCGGCCGAAGTGGCGGACCTCAAGGCCCGCTCGCCCCTGACGGCAAAGGGCCGGATACCGCTGCCGCGCTACTTCACCTTCCGTGACCTCACGCTCGACGACCTCTTCCGGGAGGCCACCGTGCCGGTGCCCGAGGTCAGCGACGAGCAGGCGGCCGAGTTGATCTCCGGCCTCGGTACCAGGGGCCACTGGCTCTCGCCCATCGACGCGGTCACCAACCCCTACCGCGGCCCGGCCCCGGCCGCTCCGTACGACGGGAAGGCGTACATGAGCCGGCACGTCGGCGACCTCTACGACACCTCGCCCTACGACCCGCGCACGCCGCCGGACGAGCCGCCCTATGTCCCGCGGGAGCGTCCCGAGGGGATCACCACGTCCGCCTTCACCGCCAACATGGCCCGCCTGACGGCGTATGTGACCGTGCGCTGAGGTACCCCGTCGGCCGCCGCCGCGCGCGGCTTCCTCCGCGCTCGGCGGCGGACCCGGCAGGCGGCGGCCGGCGAGTGCCGGGGACGGGTCAGGGCCGCGCGCCGGGAGCTTTGCTGATCTTCTTCAGCTTGTCCGCGAGACCGGGCCCGACACGGACAGCGGAGCGCGGTCCGTGCGGCCCGGCCGAACGGTCGTCAGCTGCCCGTGGAGCGGACTGTGCTCATGATCTTCTTGATCTCGGCAGCCGTCAGCGCCTTCGGGACTCCTTGGTCCGCGTAGATCACCCAGCCGTGCATGGTGCCGTCGGGGAGCTTCTGCGCGATGCTGTGCACGACTGCCTTCGGCGGGACGCACGAGCCGGGCCGGTTGGTGACGGTGACCTCGGCCGTCGCGGTGTAGCCCTCGATACCGCCCTGCTTCCACGGCTTGGGCTGGCTGACCTTGATCTTGGGCTTGTGCTCCTCACCGCCGTAAGCGGCGAAGCCCCAGTTACCGGCCCAGTTACGAGCGTTCTCCTGGAGGGTGCCGGTCTTGCCGCCACCTGTGGTGCCGACTGTGGCGAGTTGCCCCTTGCCCGCCTCGCCGAACGCCTTGGGGTTGGGACTCGACCCGCAGCCGCCCTCACGGTAGTTGGCGGTTCCGGTCATGACGACGATCGGCTTGCCGTTCTTGTCCGTGTAGGAGAGGGACGTGCCCTCGTCGAGGACCTTCCACTTCTTGGCCTTGGCGGGCACGTCGAAGCGGAAGTGGTGCTTCTGCGCGGTCTGTGTCTGCCACCCCGCGACCAGCGGCTTCTTGCCCGTCGGGCTGACCGGGGCAGAGGTCTTGGACGACCCCGTCGAGGGGGCCTTCGACCCCGCGGCGCCGGTGTCCTTGTCCGCGGTCTTGCTGGTGCGCTTTCTTGCGGACTTGCCGGTGTCCTCGTTGCACCCGCTCAGAGCGACGGCCATACCGATGCCGAGGGCCGCCGCGATCAGGGTCTTCTTCTTGCGTCGGGACGGCATCGTGGCCGACTGTCCGGGCTGAGCGATTCGCTGGAGGGTTTTTGACGAAAACATGATCGGCACCCTATGTGAAGAGCACTTCCGGCCATTGACCAGGTGGACGCCTCTGGGCCGAGGTATACCCGCTCGTGACCCATGCCTGCCCGCGACCCGTCGCGCCGGCCGGCACGCGCGACGCGCGAAGTGCCGCCGGCTCTCGTCGGCCTGCTGATGGAGGCCCCACGAGCCCTCGTGTCCGCACGCACGTGGAGCTGCTTCCTGCTACTCCGTGTCCGGTCGTCCGCCCAGGTGGCGGGCGAGGAAGCGGTCGGCCGCGCGGTAGATGTCGATGGTGTTCGCCGGGTTCGCGAAGCCGTGGCCCTCGTTGTCCTTGACCACATATTCGACCTCCACTCCGCGGGTGCGCAGCACGTCGATGATCTGCTCGGCCTCGGCCTTGACGACGCGCACGTCGTTGCGGCCCTGAACCACCATCAGCGGGGTGCGGCTCTTCCCCACCGGGCTGACGGGCGAGCGGGCCGGCATGTCCGCCTTCTGCTCCGGGCCGTCAGGGTTGCCGGCGAAGAGGTGCTGATTGCCGGCCGGCTGCGGCGTGGCGAACTCCGGTACGGTCCGCAGGAAGGCGACGAGGTTGGAGATGCCGCACAAGTCGATCGCGGCGGCGAAGACGTCGGGGGTGAAGGTGACCCCGATCAGGGCGGCGTAACCGCCGTGGGAGCCACCGAAGACCGCGACCCGGTCCCGGTCCGCGTACCCCTGATCGACGGCCCACTCGACGGCGTCGATGAGATCGCCGTGCGTCTTCCCGGCCGGCTCCCCGGTGCCGGCCTCGAGGAACGCCTTGCCGAAACCGGTCGAGCCGCGGAAGTTGACCTGCAACACCGCATATCCGCGATTGGCCAGCAGCTGCACCACGGGGTTGAAGCCCCAGTGGTCCCGGGCCCCGGGGCCACCGTGGACCAGCAGCACCATCGGCAGCCCGGCCGGCTCGGTCCCGGGGGGCAGGGTCAGGTACGAGGGGAGGTCCAGTCCGTCGCGCGAGGGGATCGTGACCGGCGTCATGGGGGCGAGGACCCCGGGATCCAGGTGCGGAAAGGACCGGAACAGCAGCCGGCTGTGGCCCGTGGTGTGGTCGTAGTAGTAGGTGACACCCGGGTCACGGTCATGGGTGAAGCTGACCACCCAGCGCTGCCCGCCCGCGTCGGACGACACGTCGGACAGGTCGCCCTCGGACAGCATCTCCAGGTTCTCCAGCACCGCGGCGAAGTGCGGGTCCAGGGCATGGATCACCTGCCGTCCGCCGAGGTAGCGCACCCCGATCAGCTCACCGGTGTACCGGTCGCGGATGAACGGCGAGGCCAGCGTGGGGAAGACGGCGGAACGCGCGTCCAGGTCGAGGGTCGGATGGCTGTCCACAACGGTCTCCTCCCCGGTGGCCAAGTCGAGTCTCACCAGCCGGGTCCGGTCGGCGCCCCGGCCGGAGCCGAGCCACACGCCGGTCCCGTCGGGTGTGAGCTGGATCGGCTGGATGCCCAGCGGGCACTCGCCGCCGTCGAACGTGGCAACCGGGCGCAGCGTCTCCGTCCCGGTGTCCCACCGCGCCAGCTCGATGTCGCCGTCGTCCGTCCACGTCTGGGCGAACAGGCCTCCGCCGGGCGGGCACAGCCAGCCCGCGACATGGCCGGGGTTCTGCGCCAGCACGGTCAGCTCACCGGTGGCGATGTCCAGCTCGCAGAGGTCGAAATCAGCGGGGTTCCTGCGGTTCACACTCAGGATCGCCTTTCCCGGCCGGGTGACGGTCGTCTCGCAGTCCATGACCGTGACCCCGGGGGAAGGAGTGAGATCGACCGCCCCGGCCTCCGGGTTCTCCAGGTCGACCCGGTAGAGGTGCCAGTTCTCCTCACCATCACCGCCTTGCTCGTAGAGCAGCCAGCGCGGATCGTCGCTCCAGTGGTAGGCGAGCACGCTGCGGTTCTCGTCCGCGGTGACACAGCGCGCCTCCTCATCCTCCGCGTCGACGCTCTCCACCCACACGTTCAACCGCTCCCGCCACGGCGCCAGATAGGCGATCCTGGTCCCGTCCGGCGAGATCGACGCGCCGACACGGCTGGGTGCGCCGAAGAATTCCTCGACGGCGAGGCGCGGGACCTCGCGCGGTATGGCGGACATACGGATTCTCCTTCTGGGGTTGTCCCGGTTCGGTCGGTGTGCTTCGCGGGGCCCGATGCCCTGGCGACGGGGTCGCCGACGACTTCGCGAAAGCAGAAACGGATCCTCCCAACTCATCCGCGTCGGCCTCGCGGAGGTCAGACGGCTGATCACCGACTCACCGGCTGCCGGCACGTGATCGCTGACCACATCCTGCACTGGTCACACCGGCGCCGCAGACGCCAACGCCAAGCCCGCACCAGCCACTACGGGCGACGCGGACACAGCCCCTGAGAAACTGCCCACCAATCAGCACAAAAACCGTCGCGGCACCAGCCGCATCGAGTGGCGCGTGCTCGACGCAGGAGGGGACGACGCAGGGGGTGATGACGCAGGGGGTGATGCCTCGCGCCCGGGCCCTCTTCGGGGGGCCGCGGTTCGCGCATGCTCCAGTCCGGCCGGGCGCCGGGCAGCCTCGATCATGCCTGCCGCGCGGGCCAGTTGCATCAGGAGACTGCCCAGGCCGCCGCCGGCACCGGTGATGAGCGCCCATTCGCCCAGGCGGACGCCAGTGCTGTCCATCAGGCCCATGGCGGTACGTCCGTCGCGCGGCAGGGCCGCCACCTCCTCGGCTCCGGGCCCGTCGGGTATCGGCACCAGATGCCCGATTCCCGCGCGGGCCTGCTGCGCGTAACCGCCCTCCGACGTCGTGGCCACGGCATGCCGGCCGATCCGGGAATCCCACCTCGCGGACGGTTTCCCGACGTCCTGGGCGACCAGCACCTCGGGGCAGCCGGAACCGGACGCTACGACCGCCTTCATGAGCCCGACGTCCGCACAACACGCCGTCGCAGACCTTCGGTTGAGGGGTCGATGGACCAGGAGAAGACGGTCGCCGACCGCCCCAGCGGCTGGGAGCGCGGGTAGGAGATCTCGGCTTCGGAAGAGTTCATGCCCGGACCGTAGAACCTGAACCACACTTCAAGTCAATTGATCCGGAGCTGGTAGCGGAGCAGGTCAGGCCACGGACCGGCTCTCGTGCACGCGCGCGAGCCCGCAGACGCACCGGGTGACCGACCACCGACCGGCACAGCTCCTGAAACCGCCGGCGTGACGGGGTCGACGCCGAGCTGTCGGTCGGGCCGATCGTAGGGGGGCAGCGGAAGCGCAGTCCGTAATGGCCGTACGCCCCGGCCGCCGGACCGCCATACTGGGGACCGTACGCGACCCCCCACAGATCGACGTCATGCCGAAAACCAATCATTCCGCCCCTCTCGTCCCCGACACGATGTGGCTGGGGCACGGGCGCCACATCGGGCCCTCGCCCGAGCAGGACATCCGCCGCAACCTGATCGCGCTCCAGGCCGCCGGGGTGATCGACGGTTTCCTCGACCTCTCCCCCTCCGACGCCGCCTCATCCGCTGTCGGCGGCATGCCCGACCCCTTCGACGGCCAGGACGGCGCCTTCGCGCTCGACGCCTCTGCCCGGCGGGTCTTCGAGGCCCGCTGGCGCGTGGAGGACGAGGTCACCGTGCGTGCCCAGTTGTCCACGTACGACGTCGCGGAGCGGCGCAAGCGAGGCGAGACGGTCACATGGGTGCTCACCTCCGAGGCGGAGCGCCCATGGGATCAGCACTGGCCGTCCCCCGCCACCATGTTCTGGCCCGACAGCGACCTCGTCGCGTGGGACCACGACATGGTGCCGGGCCCCCGTCTGCGGACCACGCACCGGCTGCCGGAAGACGACAAGGAGATGCGGCGCCTGCTCAAGGACTGCGCCCGCGAAAGCTGGAACATCCACGTAGTCATCCACGAGGCGATGACCCCCGACGAGCAGGGCCGCCGCCCGCTGGCCTCGTTCCTCCCGCCGAGCCTGCGCCACCGCGTGGTGGAGCACCGGGCGGCGCCGGAGCAGGCCCAGATCGTCAACTGGGCGCTGAAGGACCTGCGCGTACACGTGCCGCGCGGCGGGGCCGTCGTGCTGCCCACGCTGCCGCCGGACCCCGCCTACGACGCGGACCGCTTCGTGGTGCGCAACCTGTTCCTCGACAGTTCCGAGCCGACGGAACTGATCTGGAGGATCACGGCGTTCGCGGCGCTGCCACGGGCGCTGACCGCGGAGGCGGAGCAGGTCGTACGCCTCCTGCGGCAACGCTGGCATCTCCTGACCCCGGAGGAGGAACTGGCCCGCGCCCGAGGGATCGTCGACAAGTACGCCGAGGCGCTCGGCGCCATGACCGAGTCCCGCGACCTGTACCGGAAGGAGGCGGAGCGGGTCCGGGGCGAGCTTGCCGCGGCAGGCGGCGCGACGCCGGCACCGCAGCCGCCCGCGGACCCGGCCGCCCGGCCGGACGACTCGCCCCACGGCACCCTCAGCCAGGTGCTGGGACGCTTCAAGGGCGCGACGAGGCGTCCGCCGCGGCAGTGACCAGC
This sequence is a window from Streptomyces sp. NBC_01775. Protein-coding genes within it:
- a CDS encoding S9 family peptidase, giving the protein MSAIPREVPRLAVEEFFGAPSRVGASISPDGTRIAYLAPWRERLNVWVESVDAEDEEARCVTADENRSVLAYHWSDDPRWLLYEQGGDGEENWHLYRVDLENPEAGAVDLTPSPGVTVMDCETTVTRPGKAILSVNRRNPADFDLCELDIATGELTVLAQNPGHVAGWLCPPGGGLFAQTWTDDGDIELARWDTGTETLRPVATFDGGECPLGIQPIQLTPDGTGVWLGSGRGADRTRLVRLDLATGEETVVDSHPTLDLDARSAVFPTLASPFIRDRYTGELIGVRYLGGRQVIHALDPHFAAVLENLEMLSEGDLSDVSSDAGGQRWVVSFTHDRDPGVTYYYDHTTGHSRLLFRSFPHLDPGVLAPMTPVTIPSRDGLDLPSYLTLPPGTEPAGLPMVLLVHGGPGARDHWGFNPVVQLLANRGYAVLQVNFRGSTGFGKAFLEAGTGEPAGKTHGDLIDAVEWAVDQGYADRDRVAVFGGSHGGYAALIGVTFTPDVFAAAIDLCGISNLVAFLRTVPEFATPQPAGNQHLFAGNPDGPEQKADMPARSPVSPVGKSRTPLMVVQGRNDVRVVKAEAEQIIDVLRTRGVEVEYVVKDNEGHGFANPANTIDIYRAADRFLARHLGGRPDTE
- a CDS encoding pectate lyase; its protein translation is MDEHVSYRGAYVWSYLPDLSQTWGEMEARRTMCWVQPPGTPSVGHAMLDAYHASGDEGCYRAAERTGLALVDAQLPVGGWNYIHDFAGEGSLREWYETIGANGWRLEEFQHHYGNATFDDAGTSTAAQLLLRLYLERRNPRIGRALDQVITFMLKAQLRGGVADGGWPQRFPAFHGSVSRMPWPDHVPPWLPSDVRHGMEDGDYTRHVTFNDDVLGENIKFLLMCVSTLGRKDLVRPVRRAMACLHRMQQPGPQAGWGLQHLARAARGRPAGAPAGARSYEPRSLATHTTQTNVQQLFAYFRLTGDHAFLRRVPEAVAWLESCPLTDQQKAENPQLASRTHPTFVELGSNRARFVHRFGSNIRNGAYYHDYDHHDTLSHYSGGRAVDTAALRRTYDSLMALTPAEVADLKARSPLTAKGRIPLPRYFTFRDLTLDDLFREATVPVPEVSDEQAAELISGLGTRGHWLSPIDAVTNPYRGPAPAAPYDGKAYMSRHVGDLYDTSPYDPRTPPDEPPYVPRERPEGITTSAFTANMARLTAYVTVR